A section of the Fibrobacter sp. UWH6 genome encodes:
- a CDS encoding viroplasmin family protein has translation MAKPKFYAIKTPSESKIVTTWDECLKLTHGVKGVLFKSFGSMAEAEAWISGMEAPVPGGVRVFVDGSFSPGFPYSGWAFVVTEDDKEIARGNGLTAFEAESRNIDGEVMASYQAMRWLDAHNMNGVICHDYEGIARWAKGEWAAKSNIAKRYVTAAQPFLHRVKFEKVAAHTGVKWNELVDKLAKEAIQAGKTAQKK, from the coding sequence ATGGCAAAACCGAAGTTCTACGCAATTAAGACCCCTAGCGAAAGCAAAATCGTAACCACCTGGGACGAATGTCTAAAATTGACCCATGGAGTCAAGGGGGTGCTATTTAAATCCTTCGGTTCCATGGCTGAAGCCGAAGCCTGGATCTCCGGCATGGAAGCCCCTGTTCCCGGAGGAGTCCGCGTATTCGTGGATGGATCCTTTTCTCCCGGGTTTCCCTATTCCGGATGGGCCTTTGTTGTGACAGAAGATGACAAGGAAATCGCCAGAGGGAACGGTCTGACGGCTTTCGAGGCCGAAAGTCGAAACATCGATGGGGAAGTCATGGCCAGCTATCAGGCCATGCGCTGGCTGGACGCCCACAACATGAACGGCGTCATCTGCCACGACTACGAAGGCATCGCCCGCTGGGCCAAAGGCGAGTGGGCCGCCAAGAGCAATATCGCCAAACGCTACGTGACCGCCGCCCAGCCCTTCCTGCACCGCGTAAAGTTCGAAAAAGTTGCCGCCCACACTGGCGTCAAGTGGAACGAACTGGTGGACAAGCTGGCCAAGGAAGCTATCCAGGCTGGAAAAACCGCCCAGAAAAAGTAG